From the Paenibacillus sp. FSL H8-0548 genome, one window contains:
- a CDS encoding iron ABC transporter permease — protein sequence MSRHHVIHSYNEVKEKKVYSRPRAAVVLLVSSIAALLLSIAWSAAVGAADIRLITVWNAIVHFNPDNLDHQIIQTIRLPRVIAGALVGACFAVAGAIMQGITRNPLADSGLLGINAGAGFVIALSFAFYPGLSFIYLMFYSFVGAGLGATLVYDIGSLTRGGLTPIRLVLAGAALSSLLVALSEALAFYYNVDQDIAFWNAGGTAGTKWMHIKIIFPWIAAAMIGALALSHSITLLSLGSDIAKGLGQHTSLVKLLSALVVLILAGASVSVIGAIGFIGLIIPHLARYVVGVDYRWIIPCSAVLGSLLVVLSDLAARMINPPHEAPVNAVIALIGVPFFLYLARKERREL from the coding sequence ATGAGTCGGCATCATGTTATTCATTCCTATAATGAGGTCAAGGAAAAGAAGGTTTATTCCAGACCTCGGGCAGCAGTCGTGCTTCTGGTCTCCAGTATCGCGGCCTTGCTGCTAAGCATTGCATGGTCTGCAGCTGTCGGAGCGGCCGACATCCGGTTGATAACGGTTTGGAATGCCATTGTGCACTTCAATCCTGATAATTTGGACCATCAAATTATCCAGACGATCCGTTTGCCCCGTGTAATAGCAGGCGCTCTGGTTGGGGCTTGCTTTGCTGTAGCAGGTGCGATTATGCAAGGAATAACACGCAACCCGCTAGCTGACTCAGGCTTGCTGGGAATTAATGCGGGGGCAGGTTTTGTCATAGCACTCAGCTTTGCGTTTTATCCAGGACTTTCATTTATTTATCTGATGTTTTATTCGTTTGTGGGCGCCGGTCTCGGCGCCACACTCGTTTATGACATTGGTTCATTGACGAGAGGCGGCTTGACGCCGATACGGCTTGTTCTCGCAGGGGCTGCGCTTAGCTCGCTCTTGGTCGCTTTAAGCGAAGCATTAGCTTTCTATTACAATGTAGATCAAGACATTGCCTTTTGGAATGCCGGCGGTACGGCGGGTACGAAATGGATGCATATCAAAATTATATTTCCTTGGATTGCAGCCGCAATGATCGGAGCTCTTGCCCTATCCCATTCTATAACGCTGCTAAGCCTTGGCAGCGATATTGCTAAAGGTCTTGGACAGCACACATCCTTAGTCAAGCTGCTTAGCGCTCTTGTTGTACTCATTTTGGCAGGAGCGTCGGTATCGGTGATTGGAGCTATCGGGTTTATTGGTCTTATCATTCCACATCTAGCAAGATATGTGGTTGGTGTCGATTACCGCTGGATTATTCCTTGCTCGGCGGTGCTTGGCAGTTTGCTGGTCGTATTATCCGATCTTGCGGCTAGAATGATCAATCCTCCTCATGAAGCTCCTGTAAATGCCGTTATTGCATTAATCGGAGTACCGTTCTTCCTCTACCTGGCTCGCAAGGAAAGGAGAGAGCTGTGA
- a CDS encoding MarR family transcriptional regulator: MRPPINNGHITRLMSHLVRRHHHNIHTLLNEHHVYPGQPPLMFALAREGGQSQNELARQLDIKAATLTVMLNRMEKNGLVRRETDARDLRVSRIYLSDKGHSTLKIVRETLDMLEQRALDNFSEEETELLRGLLARMNDNVTTMSETLPLPNSANDTN; this comes from the coding sequence ATGAGGCCACCGATTAACAACGGACATATTACACGGTTAATGTCCCATCTCGTAAGACGGCATCATCATAATATACATACGCTCCTGAACGAGCATCATGTATATCCCGGACAACCGCCTCTCATGTTTGCACTGGCGCGAGAAGGCGGACAGAGCCAGAACGAGCTGGCTCGCCAGCTCGATATTAAAGCAGCAACGCTTACGGTTATGTTGAATCGGATGGAGAAAAACGGCCTCGTCCGGCGTGAGACTGATGCTCGCGATCTGCGCGTATCTCGCATTTATTTATCTGATAAAGGGCACTCAACGCTGAAGATAGTCCGAGAAACACTCGATATGTTAGAACAGCGGGCGCTGGACAATTTTTCCGAAGAAGAAACGGAGCTGCTGAGAGGTCTTCTGGCACGAATGAATGACAACGTCACTACCATGTCCGAGACTCTCCCTCTTCCTAATTCTGCTAACGATACTAATTAA
- a CDS encoding ABC transporter ATP-binding protein produces MLKLVSYLRPHWAATLLAPLLMLLEVSMDLLQPMLMASIIDQGVMKGDIIHIRNSGMLMLGAALVGLLGGVGCTVYSSIASQRFGEDLRHDLFTKVQSFSFRNLDKLNTGSLITRLTNDIVQLQTMVQMLLRIFVRSPLLAIGSMIMAVVISPKLAVILAIAVPLLFIVMFLLIRATLPLFSSVQKKMDKVNTVLQENFAGIRLSKAFVRADYENKRFGRANEDYTKVAIKAQRLVAINMPILTTILNVCIVAVLLLGGKDAINGSFEVGSLVAFINYVTQVLFSVSSVAMMLVRISSAKVSADRIQEVMATDSEIQSAAQTVQHVQQRGEVTFDNVSFGYRSAENEAVLSELSFTVHSGQNVAIIGATGSGKSSLVGLIPRLYDATTGRVLVDGVDVRDYELQSLRERIGIVLQESILFSGSIRENIRYGKPDASDEEVIAAAEAAQAHDFIEAMPSGYDTLLGQRGINLSGGQKQRISIARALILQPTILILDDSTSAIDMGTESRIQFALAQLMKGRTSFLIAQRISSVMNADKILLLDDGRLVAEGTHSELLASCELYQEIYRSQLGKEEPIYG; encoded by the coding sequence ATGCTCAAGCTAGTCTCCTATTTACGTCCACATTGGGCTGCCACCCTGCTCGCTCCGCTCCTTATGCTGCTTGAGGTTAGTATGGATCTGCTGCAGCCTATGCTGATGGCGAGCATCATTGATCAAGGCGTCATGAAGGGCGATATCATTCACATTCGCAATAGCGGAATGCTAATGCTGGGCGCGGCTCTAGTTGGACTCCTCGGCGGGGTCGGCTGTACGGTTTACTCCTCTATCGCTTCTCAGCGGTTTGGGGAGGATCTGCGTCATGATCTCTTTACGAAGGTACAGAGCTTTTCTTTCAGAAATCTAGATAAGCTGAATACAGGCTCACTCATTACTAGACTTACAAACGATATCGTGCAGCTGCAAACGATGGTGCAAATGCTGCTTCGAATTTTCGTTCGGTCCCCCTTGCTTGCCATCGGCAGCATGATCATGGCCGTTGTGATCAGCCCTAAGCTTGCTGTCATTTTAGCTATTGCTGTGCCGCTGCTGTTCATCGTTATGTTCCTGCTCATCCGTGCTACCCTTCCGCTGTTCTCCAGTGTGCAGAAGAAAATGGATAAGGTTAATACGGTACTGCAAGAAAATTTTGCTGGCATTCGCCTATCCAAAGCATTTGTTCGTGCAGACTATGAGAACAAGCGATTCGGTCGTGCCAATGAGGACTATACGAAGGTAGCTATTAAAGCACAGCGTCTAGTCGCGATTAATATGCCGATTTTGACTACTATTTTGAATGTTTGTATCGTAGCTGTTCTTTTGCTTGGAGGAAAGGATGCTATCAACGGCTCATTCGAGGTTGGCAGCCTAGTTGCTTTCATTAACTATGTAACGCAGGTGCTGTTCTCCGTCTCCTCTGTTGCAATGATGCTCGTGCGCATCTCTAGCGCCAAAGTATCGGCAGACCGTATTCAAGAGGTAATGGCTACTGATTCAGAAATTCAAAGTGCGGCACAAACAGTACAACATGTTCAACAGCGCGGCGAAGTTACATTCGATAATGTCAGCTTTGGCTATCGTTCAGCAGAAAACGAAGCTGTGCTTAGCGAATTGTCCTTCACCGTTCATTCTGGACAGAATGTAGCAATTATCGGTGCTACAGGATCAGGAAAATCCTCTCTTGTAGGACTCATCCCACGTTTGTACGATGCAACGACTGGCCGGGTTTTGGTTGACGGCGTGGATGTACGTGACTACGAGCTGCAATCTCTTAGAGAGAGAATTGGCATCGTCCTGCAGGAATCGATCCTTTTTTCCGGCTCTATACGCGAAAATATTCGTTATGGCAAGCCAGATGCATCGGACGAGGAGGTTATTGCCGCCGCAGAAGCTGCGCAAGCGCATGACTTCATCGAGGCAATGCCAAGCGGTTACGATACGCTGCTCGGACAACGGGGAATTAATCTCTCTGGCGGGCAAAAGCAGCGAATCTCCATTGCGCGGGCGCTTATCCTTCAGCCAACCATCCTCATCCTCGACGACAGTACCAGTGCGATCGACATGGGAACGGAATCGCGGATTCAATTCGCACTGGCACAATTAATGAAGGGACGCACAAGCTTTCTCATCGCGCAGCGTATTTCCTCTGTCATGAATGCAGATAAGATTCTATTGTTGGACGATGGAAGATTGGTTGCCGAAGGCACACACAGCGAGCTGCTCGCTTCCTGTGAGCTGTATCAGGAAATCTATCGTTCACAGCTCGGGAAGGAAGAACCAATCTATGGCTAA